The Lactobacillus sp. CBA3605 genome contains a region encoding:
- a CDS encoding ATP-binding protein, whose amino-acid sequence MKKALFDPERLAKIIADKNIDVSKLPTKEELDQQTLVKAQQAVKINHQRYYYSMSVWSGNIPLRFRFDNWDIQKQPNVERAKALGNQAFVLTKELKDTQFNVILSGDRGVGKTSLALAIMDQLKQSGQTVMFVSTAELLRLVNDKYEAPDVRTRLIEITRAMKSVDVLVLDDFGTEGGKPSDRGRYKSVHSDLQALIYQVANARCDFEHNEVKHTTIITTNNKKKQLEDMYDRKTIDRLFSKVAGHQLLFDEMEGVRNV is encoded by the coding sequence ATGAAAAAGGCACTCTTTGATCCTGAGAGACTAGCTAAAATAATTGCGGATAAGAATATTGATGTGAGTAAACTACCAACCAAGGAGGAGCTAGATCAGCAGACTTTGGTTAAAGCTCAGCAGGCTGTGAAAATCAACCATCAACGATACTACTACTCGATGTCAGTGTGGTCAGGTAATATTCCTCTACGGTTTAGGTTCGATAATTGGGATATACAGAAGCAACCGAATGTCGAACGAGCTAAGGCCTTAGGAAATCAAGCTTTTGTACTAACCAAGGAGCTTAAAGATACTCAGTTTAACGTAATTTTATCGGGTGACCGTGGTGTTGGTAAAACCTCACTTGCTCTGGCAATTATGGACCAATTAAAGCAATCCGGTCAGACTGTGATGTTTGTTTCAACGGCTGAATTACTACGACTGGTCAATGACAAGTACGAGGCCCCTGATGTCCGTACTCGTTTAATTGAAATTACTAGGGCGATGAAGTCGGTAGATGTATTGGTATTGGATGACTTTGGTACTGAGGGCGGTAAGCCTAGCGATAGGGGCCGATACAAGTCAGTTCATAGTGACCTACAAGCATTGATATATCAAGTTGCCAATGCTCGCTGTGACTTTGAACATAACGAGGTCAAGCATACGACTATCATCACGACTAATAATAAAAAGAAGCAGCTTGAAGACATGTATGATCGAAAGACAATTGATCGATTATTTAGCAAAGTAGCAGGTCATCAGTTGTTATTCGATGAAATGGAAGGAGTACGTAATGTATGA
- a CDS encoding tyrosine-type recombinase/integrase has protein sequence MASIQKHGDQWRIRISYKDADGNFKTQQKSGFKTKREATLYASQLETEKQTGVDLGANQTLTEYFLDWFHTYREPNISSVTAYRYELTSKDIQDYFGGTCIKDITRRDYQRFINAYGKVHAKGTVRKTNAHIRAAVRNAVYEDVIPKDFTKDIILTFDKSRTWKVEYLNMAEINALGEYLVAGLSTRYTSRYMILTAMLTGARLGEIMALTWKDINFNFKTISINKAWNYQEGGGFKPTKNESSVRTIRVNQQLLDLLKPLKKANSNQLGLVFMNQNGQIPSSNAVNKKLRECLKDLDIERKGFHFHSLRHSHVAFLLANDVDLYVISKRLGHSDIGTTSRVYAYLIDEYKARYDEKIDASLDTIIPKHVAKAKHA, from the coding sequence ATGGCAAGCATTCAAAAACACGGTGATCAGTGGCGGATTCGTATTAGCTACAAAGATGCCGACGGTAACTTCAAGACACAACAAAAGTCAGGATTCAAGACTAAGCGCGAAGCTACTCTCTATGCTAGTCAATTGGAAACTGAGAAACAAACTGGTGTAGACTTAGGTGCCAATCAAACCCTAACCGAATACTTCTTAGACTGGTTCCATACCTACCGTGAACCTAATATATCAAGCGTTACTGCCTATCGCTATGAATTGACGTCTAAGGACATTCAAGACTACTTTGGCGGTACTTGTATTAAAGATATTACTAGACGCGACTATCAGCGCTTTATTAACGCTTATGGCAAGGTACACGCTAAGGGTACTGTTAGAAAAACCAATGCTCACATTCGAGCAGCAGTCCGTAACGCTGTTTATGAAGATGTCATCCCTAAAGACTTCACAAAAGATATCATCCTTACATTTGACAAGTCTCGTACGTGGAAGGTTGAATATCTTAACATGGCAGAAATAAACGCATTGGGCGAATACCTAGTGGCCGGTCTATCTACTCGATATACATCGCGTTATATGATATTAACTGCCATGCTTACTGGTGCCCGTTTAGGCGAAATCATGGCATTAACTTGGAAAGATATTAATTTTAACTTCAAAACAATCTCGATTAACAAGGCTTGGAACTACCAAGAAGGCGGCGGCTTCAAACCCACTAAAAATGAAAGCTCAGTCCGAACCATTCGGGTCAATCAGCAACTTCTTGATTTGCTAAAACCACTAAAAAAAGCAAACTCAAATCAACTCGGTTTAGTATTCATGAATCAGAACGGACAAATACCAAGCTCCAATGCTGTTAACAAAAAATTACGAGAATGCCTAAAAGATTTAGACATCGAACGTAAAGGATTCCACTTCCATAGCCTGAGACACTCTCACGTTGCGTTCCTACTCGCTAACGATGTTGATCTATACGTTATATCAAAAAGACTTGGACACTCTGATATCGGTACTACGTCGCGTGTATACGCATACTTGATTGACGAATATAAAGCACGCTATGATGAAAAGATTGATGCTAGTCTAGATACGATTATTCCTAAACATGTTGCTAAAGCTAAACATGCATAA
- a CDS encoding conserved phage C-terminal domain-containing protein produces MAQRRMLSKQITETDMFMDLPLSSQALYLHLIMNADDDGFLGNAKTILKMVGASNDDFKLLIAKQFIIVFDDGIAVIKDWRIHNYIRKDRYHSTMYVNHKSELTVDESQSYQQVSDGMTFGIPDGNQMDTEVRLGKVRLGKGNKEHSTADAEPLDWQIVIDYLNKKAKKHFKHTDANKRVIMARFKDGDFTVADMKQVIDNQCSKWLNDPQMNQYLRPSTLFQASKFEGYLNNQPSNENQPESREDWFG; encoded by the coding sequence ATGGCACAGCGAAGAATGCTAAGTAAGCAAATTACGGAGACAGATATGTTTATGGACTTGCCTTTATCATCGCAAGCACTCTATTTGCACTTGATTATGAATGCTGATGATGACGGGTTCTTGGGTAATGCAAAAACTATTTTAAAAATGGTTGGCGCTAGCAATGATGATTTTAAATTACTAATTGCTAAACAGTTCATCATTGTATTTGATGATGGCATAGCTGTAATAAAGGATTGGCGGATTCACAATTACATCCGTAAAGATAGATACCATTCAACCATGTATGTGAATCATAAAAGTGAGCTGACAGTAGATGAAAGCCAATCATATCAGCAAGTTAGTGATGGTATGACATTTGGTATACCAGATGGCAACCAAATGGATACCGAGGTTAGGTTAGGTAAGGTAAGGTTAGGTAAGGGTAATAAAGAACATAGTACGGCTGACGCCGAACCGCTCGACTGGCAGATTGTCATTGATTACCTTAACAAAAAAGCTAAAAAGCATTTTAAACACACTGATGCTAATAAACGAGTGATTATGGCACGTTTTAAAGACGGTGACTTTACTGTGGCTGACATGAAGCAAGTTATTGATAATCAGTGCTCTAAATGGCTTAACGATCCACAAATGAATCAGTATCTACGACCATCTACTTTATTTCAAGCATCTAAATTTGAAGGATATCTAAATAATCAGCCATCAAATGAAAATCAACCAGAATCGCGAGAGGACTGGTTTGGATGA
- a CDS encoding helix-turn-helix domain-containing protein, which produces MSGLVNNIKKLALANHLTIEDVGKSSGVGEKVIYRWDRIPPKIATLKKVGDYLGVDYRLLLPPEDEKTKGMI; this is translated from the coding sequence ATGAGCGGACTTGTAAATAACATAAAAAAATTAGCGTTAGCAAATCATCTAACAATTGAAGATGTTGGTAAAAGTTCAGGGGTTGGCGAAAAAGTTATTTATCGTTGGGATAGAATCCCACCTAAAATAGCGACCTTGAAAAAGGTTGGTGACTATTTGGGGGTTGATTACAGATTGTTGTTACCACCTGAAGATGAAAAAACGAAAGGAATGATCTAA
- a CDS encoding virulence-associated E family protein codes for MKDSPELMLEHGPLQDEFTPAVQRYIERKYKVMFTPKLIDAAVVEVSRRNVFNPVINYLKKCRTDWDGKHRAADFLPIYLGVERSEVTTLQTKLFFVGAVAKAFKPETKFDFVLDLVGGQGTGKTTLLKRMANGWYTDQFTDFENKDNYGNMIRALIVNDDEMTATKNSSFEVLKKFISAEKLEYRPPYGKHQVRRYKNFVIARTTNEVTYLKDKTGERRFMPMMVHPEKKEKSPVTDLNQNLIDQLWGEFVSYYFNGFDFGLTSEQEQVLSGNREQFMYIDAEEDAIEEALAQIKDDFVMSRDIAFKMGGIDITTNRKLANKIKYVMDNHKDWKATRKRVDGIPRRGYKRV; via the coding sequence ATGAAAGATTCTCCGGAATTAATGCTAGAACACGGCCCGTTGCAGGATGAGTTCACGCCAGCAGTTCAACGATATATCGAACGAAAGTACAAAGTCATGTTCACGCCGAAGTTAATTGATGCGGCAGTGGTCGAAGTATCGCGCCGAAATGTGTTCAACCCGGTCATCAACTATCTGAAAAAGTGCCGGACTGATTGGGACGGTAAACATCGGGCAGCCGACTTCCTCCCAATTTATCTAGGTGTTGAGCGTTCAGAAGTGACGACCTTACAAACGAAACTATTCTTTGTTGGGGCGGTGGCCAAAGCTTTCAAACCTGAAACTAAGTTTGATTTTGTTCTGGATTTAGTCGGTGGCCAAGGTACCGGTAAAACTACGCTTCTAAAGCGTATGGCTAACGGATGGTATACCGACCAGTTTACGGATTTTGAGAACAAAGATAATTACGGGAACATGATCCGCGCTTTGATTGTAAATGATGATGAAATGACTGCCACGAAGAACAGTAGCTTTGAAGTGTTGAAGAAGTTTATCTCAGCAGAAAAGTTGGAGTATCGACCACCATACGGAAAGCATCAAGTAAGACGATATAAAAATTTTGTCATTGCTCGGACAACCAACGAAGTGACCTATCTAAAAGACAAAACAGGTGAACGACGTTTTATGCCGATGATGGTACATCCCGAAAAAAAGGAAAAATCACCAGTTACGGATTTAAATCAAAATTTGATTGATCAGTTATGGGGCGAGTTTGTTAGCTATTATTTTAATGGTTTTGATTTTGGATTAACTAGCGAGCAGGAACAAGTCTTATCAGGTAATCGTGAGCAATTTATGTATATTGATGCGGAAGAAGATGCTATTGAAGAGGCGCTGGCACAAATCAAAGATGATTTTGTAATGAGCAGAGATATTGCCTTTAAAATGGGTGGTATCGATATTACGACAAATCGGAAGTTAGCTAACAAGATTAAATACGTGATGGATAATCATAAAGACTGGAAGGCAACTAGAAAGCGCGTTGATGGCATTCCAAGGCGTGGATATAAGCGCGTGTAG
- a CDS encoding super-infection exclusion protein B codes for MIINIKGFLEVFKLSRKNKFSIAIAATAIFAFKNSISAYVKVGNFYNLFGIYIVIVAIIMWAQLFSDICAYAKNFATGKRHLIRGKRKLRQLNTGETKIVERMYDKEDHMLMLGRSNTDVLELMAFGIILQTESMSPVTIENMETPKVAFVLQPWAARYYKTISGKQENS; via the coding sequence GTGATTATTAATATTAAAGGATTTTTAGAAGTTTTTAAATTAAGTAGGAAAAATAAGTTTTCTATAGCAATTGCAGCAACAGCAATTTTTGCCTTTAAAAATAGTATTAGTGCCTATGTTAAAGTAGGAAATTTTTATAATCTGTTTGGCATCTACATTGTGATTGTTGCTATAATTATGTGGGCACAACTTTTTTCGGATATTTGTGCATATGCTAAGAACTTTGCAACAGGCAAACGCCATTTGATCAGAGGAAAAAGGAAACTGCGTCAGTTAAATACTGGCGAGACCAAAATTGTTGAACGAATGTATGATAAAGAAGATCACATGCTGATGTTGGGGCGATCTAATACGGATGTGTTAGAGCTAATGGCTTTTGGTATTATATTGCAAACAGAAAGTATGAGCCCAGTAACAATTGAAAACATGGAAACCCCTAAAGTAGCATTTGTATTGCAGCCATGGGCAGCTAGATACTATAAAACTATCAGTGGAAAACAAGAGAATAGTTAG
- a CDS encoding DUF771 domain-containing protein produces MQALKVAATPMHIANMDQYVLVDTDAYNKLLDQTMNGRTWTMADLRIWCGNKSIDWLKKNILENPKYSREIGRMENQGQLIHKGYGSAWKFKANVMAAFLEDHWEELPW; encoded by the coding sequence ATGCAAGCACTTAAAGTAGCAGCCACTCCAATGCATATTGCAAACATGGATCAATATGTGTTGGTTGATACGGATGCGTATAACAAATTATTGGACCAGACTATGAACGGCCGTACCTGGACTATGGCAGATTTACGAATCTGGTGTGGTAATAAGTCGATTGACTGGTTAAAAAAGAACATTCTTGAGAATCCAAAATACAGTCGTGAAATTGGACGTATGGAGAACCAAGGGCAATTAATTCATAAAGGATATGGTAGCGCGTGGAAGTTCAAGGCCAATGTGATGGCGGCGTTCTTGGAAGATCACTGGGAAGAATTACCGTGGTAG
- a CDS encoding helix-turn-helix domain-containing protein: MDTVAIIKELAASKGLSLKQLALQLGFGENTIYRWNTKKPTIDKVQKVANYFHVSVDYLLGNDDTQQTDDPKHIDVEDIVNDSAMLTSRDHALSDEDKAAIRALVTTYLNSKEGQDRLRQYGGYGNDGNKINKE; the protein is encoded by the coding sequence ATGGACACCGTTGCAATTATAAAAGAGCTAGCTGCAAGTAAAGGATTGTCTTTAAAGCAACTAGCACTGCAATTAGGGTTTGGCGAAAATACGATTTATCGCTGGAATACAAAAAAACCTACAATTGATAAAGTACAAAAGGTTGCAAACTACTTTCACGTTTCGGTTGACTATCTTCTTGGAAACGATGACACACAACAAACTGATGATCCTAAACATATTGACGTGGAAGATATAGTTAACGATTCAGCAATGCTAACATCACGTGATCACGCCTTATCCGATGAAGATAAAGCAGCGATTCGTGCACTAGTAACAACCTACCTTAATAGTAAGGAAGGTCAAGACCGCTTGCGTCAGTATGGTGGTTACGGTAACGATGGAAATAAAATTAATAAGGAATGA
- a CDS encoding terminase small subunit has translation MDWKKIKHEYETTDVTLKELAERHNVKPSTLRSRKNREHWQHATKKIATRRNNVATPVVEQLEANSELTDKQKLFCLFYLQRFNATAAYQKAYGAKYDVAMVNGFKLLRNTKIKKQLIELKKQQRSELLVTIDDITHEYAKQAFASLGDVLDYKVQEVSVMDTEGGKFLDMNGNSVKKHVTDIYLKPSDQIDWSLIQDIHRGKDGLVVKLYDKQKALDSLTKLVGADEDENDATMIVDDMKGDDSADD, from the coding sequence ATGGACTGGAAAAAGATTAAACATGAGTATGAAACGACTGATGTAACACTTAAAGAATTAGCAGAACGACATAATGTAAAGCCAAGTACATTACGGAGCCGTAAGAACCGAGAGCATTGGCAACATGCAACGAAAAAGATTGCAACGCGACGCAACAATGTTGCAACACCGGTAGTCGAACAATTAGAGGCAAACAGTGAGCTTACAGATAAGCAAAAACTGTTCTGTCTCTTTTATTTACAACGGTTTAATGCAACGGCTGCTTATCAAAAAGCGTATGGAGCTAAGTATGATGTTGCCATGGTGAACGGGTTCAAGTTGCTAAGAAATACTAAGATTAAAAAACAGCTCATTGAACTAAAGAAGCAACAGCGTTCCGAGTTGCTGGTAACGATTGATGACATCACTCACGAGTATGCTAAGCAGGCGTTTGCAAGCCTTGGAGATGTGCTAGATTACAAGGTTCAGGAAGTATCAGTGATGGATACCGAAGGCGGTAAGTTTCTCGATATGAATGGCAACTCAGTCAAAAAGCACGTTACTGACATCTACTTGAAGCCGAGTGATCAAATTGACTGGTCACTGATACAGGATATCCACCGCGGTAAGGATGGCTTGGTGGTCAAATTGTACGACAAGCAGAAAGCATTGGATAGCTTGACTAAGTTAGTAGGTGCTGACGAAGACGAAAATGATGCGACGATGATTGTTGACGATATGAAAGGTGATGATAGTGCTGACGACTAA
- a CDS encoding ORF6N domain-containing protein translates to MNELQQVKYNGDLILTTEQLADFYETTVNRIIDNFHENKDKFLEGKHYYILQGNKLKEFKRVIGNSDKPLINKYTSQLVLWTRQGASRHSKMLGTDKAWDMFDVLEENYFNPQQVKIPTTPRELARLALEVNEETNVRIDSVEKDIKELRDDWVLTPGEYNYIGKRASRQVNEYAKVHSFITNSKQRSLLFKDINRSINEVAGTKTRSQLRAKDFNMVDELITDWQPSVSTVQIIKRMSDEADGQMNLDVDDKEEE, encoded by the coding sequence ATGAACGAATTACAGCAGGTTAAATACAACGGTGATTTGATTTTAACTACGGAGCAGTTAGCTGATTTTTATGAAACGACAGTTAATCGTATTATTGACAATTTTCATGAGAACAAAGATAAGTTTTTAGAAGGCAAACACTATTACATCTTACAGGGCAATAAACTCAAGGAGTTTAAGAGGGTCATCGGAAATTCCGATAAGCCTCTAATTAATAAATATACTAGCCAATTAGTTTTATGGACCAGACAAGGTGCTAGCCGACATTCAAAAATGCTGGGTACTGATAAGGCTTGGGATATGTTCGATGTACTCGAGGAAAACTATTTTAATCCACAACAAGTTAAAATTCCGACCACGCCGCGTGAGTTAGCAAGGCTAGCATTAGAAGTTAATGAAGAAACTAACGTGCGTATAGACAGCGTTGAGAAGGATATCAAGGAATTGCGGGATGATTGGGTGCTTACTCCGGGTGAGTATAACTACATTGGTAAGCGAGCCTCACGGCAGGTAAACGAGTACGCAAAGGTTCATTCGTTCATCACTAACAGCAAGCAGCGTAGCCTCTTATTCAAAGATATTAACCGGAGCATTAATGAAGTCGCGGGAACGAAAACTCGTTCACAATTACGTGCAAAAGATTTCAATATGGTAGACGAGTTAATTACCGATTGGCAACCATCCGTGTCAACTGTTCAGATTATTAAGCGAATGAGTGATGAGGCTGATGGTCAAATGAACCTAGATGTTGATGACAAAGAGGAGGAATAG
- a CDS encoding dUTP diphosphatase has translation MLDLTTLLQQSIRLDRDITAKQAIHWRPAERLQNAMVALDVELAEMANTSEWFKVWKIHKGKADAGKTARETLLNEYVDAMDFFFLVAAIQQWTHLIPMTATDLEELSAKPSTDLNKQYLAIKQLLYDAYFTHRQASYQHAWHVFLKLGLVDFGYSQAEIQAAFIAKNQVNEQRQKDNY, from the coding sequence ATGTTAGATTTAACCACTTTATTACAACAATCAATTCGTTTAGACCGGGACATTACGGCGAAACAAGCCATTCATTGGCGGCCAGCTGAACGATTGCAAAATGCGATGGTCGCTTTAGATGTTGAATTGGCCGAAATGGCGAATACATCAGAATGGTTCAAAGTTTGGAAGATTCACAAAGGCAAGGCGGATGCTGGGAAGACGGCGCGTGAAACGCTGTTAAATGAATACGTCGATGCGATGGATTTCTTTTTCCTAGTGGCGGCGATTCAACAGTGGACGCACCTTATTCCTATGACGGCGACTGACTTAGAAGAGCTTAGTGCCAAGCCAAGTACAGACTTGAATAAACAGTATTTGGCCATTAAACAGCTATTATATGATGCTTACTTTACCCATCGTCAAGCCAGTTATCAACACGCTTGGCATGTGTTCTTGAAACTGGGACTTGTGGATTTTGGTTATTCGCAGGCGGAGATTCAAGCAGCGTTCATTGCTAAGAACCAAGTGAACGAGCAACGGCAAAAAGATAATTATTAA